From Leishmania donovani BPK282A1 complete genome, chromosome 34, the proteins below share one genomic window:
- a CDS encoding amastin-like surface protein, putative gives MQYIASTVIYAVIQFIAFLLVLVGTPIDVFRGNDPPFFERHFCITLWGGKINCSDTTYLFTSDEIWDDCPGRRDRFRAAQALAVISIFLYGTAFVLGVLLLFCCSIFRWVCLVLNIVGIFTLGTVWAAMVVTYYKDEGESCPNLNSDFIYGNGFYLFLVAWCLDIINIAVLLLPCQERGSAASEKSELEEEHEPEAVRMQEPTQQEGEETK, from the coding sequence ATGCAATACATAGCGAGCACTGTTATCTACGCCGTCATTCAGTTCATCGCGTTCCTGTTGGTGCTGGTGGGTACGCCGATCGACGTGTTTCGCGGCAATGATCCGCCGTTTTTTGAGCGGCATTTCTGCATCACCTTATGGGGCGGGAAGATAAATTGTTCTGACACCACATATCTCTTCACGTCGGACGAGATATGGGATGACTGCCCgggccgccgcgaccgctTCCGCGCTGCTCAGGCGTTGGCTGTGATCTCCATCTTCCTGTACGGCACGGCGTTCGTCTTGGGCGTCCTTCTGCTGTTCTGCTGCTCGATCTTCCGCTGGGTGTGCCTGGTTCTCAACATCGTTGGCATCTTCACGTTAGGCACTGTCTGGGCGGCCATGGTGGTGACCTACTACAAGGATGAAGGCGAATCGTGCCCGAATCTTAACAGTGATTTCATCTATGGCAATGGCTTCTACCTCTTTTTGGTGGCCTGGTGCCTGGATATCATCAACATCGCCGTCTTGCTGCTCCCGTGCCAGGAGAGAGGGTCTGCCGCGAGTGAAAAGTCCGAGCTTGAGGAGGAGCATGagccggaggcggtgcggaTGCAGGAGCCGACACAGCAGGAAGGGGAGGAAACGAAGTAA